In Candidatus Epulonipiscium viviparus, one DNA window encodes the following:
- the galE gene encoding UDP-glucose 4-epimerase GalE, whose translation MKILVTGGTGYVGSHTTVLLIQEGYEVVILDNLCNSKVEVLDGIEKITGVRPEFYNLDLLNYEDVNKIFDKHVIEGVVHFANLKAVGESVRMPLLYYNNNITGTINLLQIMKKNNVKNIIFSSSATVYGINNTSPLVEAMPLCATNPYGTTKIIIENILQDLYASDDAWSVVSLRYFNPIGAHESAILGENPNGAPSNLLPYIALVATEKLDHLSVFGGDYDTADGTGVRDYVHIMDLARGHIKALEYVLANRGVEAINLGTGNGTSVLEVIAAFEKASGKKVEYKICPRREGDVATSFADVAKAKKILGWEATKDINDMCMDLWKFVTKADTAENYY comes from the coding sequence ATGAAAATTTTAGTAACAGGTGGAACGGGATATGTAGGGAGTCATACAACTGTGTTGCTTATCCAAGAAGGATACGAAGTTGTAATTTTAGATAACCTATGCAATTCTAAAGTGGAGGTGTTAGATGGCATAGAGAAGATTACGGGGGTTAGACCAGAGTTTTATAATTTAGATTTACTAAATTATGAAGATGTAAACAAAATATTTGATAAACATGTAATAGAGGGCGTCGTTCATTTTGCAAATTTAAAAGCAGTAGGAGAATCTGTTAGAATGCCGCTATTATATTATAACAACAATATTACAGGGACGATAAATTTGTTGCAAATCATGAAAAAAAATAATGTAAAGAATATAATTTTTTCTTCTTCTGCAACAGTCTATGGAATCAATAACACTTCGCCGTTGGTTGAGGCAATGCCGTTATGTGCGACAAATCCATATGGAACAACAAAAATAATAATCGAAAACATACTACAAGATTTATATGCTTCAGACGATGCGTGGAGTGTAGTATCGCTGAGATATTTTAATCCGATAGGTGCGCACGAGTCTGCAATCTTGGGCGAAAATCCAAATGGTGCTCCTAGTAATTTATTGCCGTATATAGCGTTAGTGGCGACAGAGAAGTTGGACCACCTGAGTGTGTTTGGCGGAGATTATGATACTGCAGATGGAACGGGAGTAAGAGACTATGTGCATATTATGGATTTGGCAAGAGGGCATATCAAGGCGCTAGAGTATGTACTTGCTAACAGAGGCGTAGAAGCAATAAACTTGGGTACTGGAAATGGTACGAGCGTATTAGAGGTGATTGCCGCATTCGAAAAGGCATCTGGTAAAAAGGTTGAATATAAAATCTGTCCGCGACGAGAAGGAGATGTAGCGACGTCGTTCGCTGATGTTGCAAAAGCAAAAAAAATATTGGGATGGGAAGCAACAAAAGATATAAATGATATGTGTATGGATTTGTGGAAGTTTGTAACAAAAGCTGACACCGCGGAAAATTATTATTGA
- a CDS encoding queuosine precursor transporter has protein sequence MQNEIVLVITLILIYSGIVVFYRFLGKTGLYMWTVIATIAANIEVLILVNAFGMEQTLGNVLFASTFLVTDILSELEDRQSANRAVHFGIIASISFILISQSWFLYIPNSSDWAMPYLHAIFSNTPRLMLVGIAVYAIAQLFDVWLYHLIWNKTSKIFGNSKKGLWIRNNCSTLLSQLLNTALFTFGAFAGVYDFSTLLNILVSSYVIFIATSLLDTPAIYIARKLKTK, from the coding sequence ATGCAAAACGAAATTGTTTTAGTTATAACACTTATATTAATTTATTCTGGAATCGTTGTATTTTATAGGTTTTTAGGCAAAACGGGATTATATATGTGGACCGTTATCGCTACAATTGCCGCCAATATTGAGGTTCTAATCTTGGTCAATGCCTTTGGAATGGAGCAAACTTTAGGCAACGTACTTTTTGCATCTACATTTTTGGTAACCGATATTCTTTCCGAGCTTGAAGATAGACAAAGTGCGAATAGAGCGGTGCATTTCGGAATCATTGCAAGCATATCTTTTATATTGATCTCTCAATCTTGGTTTTTGTACATACCAAATTCTAGCGACTGGGCAATGCCATATCTACATGCGATATTTTCTAATACTCCACGACTCATGCTTGTTGGAATTGCAGTCTACGCGATTGCTCAACTTTTCGATGTGTGGCTATACCATCTTATTTGGAACAAAACAAGCAAAATCTTTGGCAACTCCAAAAAGGGGCTTTGGATTCGTAACAATTGCTCCACATTACTTTCTCAGCTTTTAAACACCGCTTTATTTACATTCGGCGCATTTGCTGGTGTATACGATTTTTCTACTTTGCTTAACATTCTTGTTTCATCATATGTAATATTTATAGCAACCAGCTTGTTAGATACTCCTGCTATATATATAGCGCGAAAGCTTAAAACCAAATAG
- a CDS encoding radical SAM protein, with amino-acid sequence MKLENEIMERYSVIESKNKREIVLLRGRGCSWRKCRFCDYHLDSSPNQEDNDYCNKAQLSKVTGIYSKLEVINSGSFVDLSDNTLGLIQKICVDRNIKEIHFECHWNHRSSVQALKERFRNLGINVKVKIGIETFDLLFRESYLAKGIDEADPKAIAQYFDECCLLQGIPAQTAQSMIADIETGLKYFERVCINIMQANATPIKPDPRVVKIFQNEVLPLYIDNDRVDILMENTAFGVGGVTTNPVS; translated from the coding sequence ATGAAACTAGAAAACGAAATTATGGAGCGCTACTCTGTTATAGAAAGTAAAAACAAACGCGAAATTGTACTCCTTCGCGGCCGCGGATGCAGCTGGAGGAAATGCCGATTCTGCGACTATCATCTCGACAGCTCCCCTAACCAAGAAGATAACGACTACTGCAACAAAGCTCAGCTCAGCAAAGTTACTGGCATCTACTCAAAATTAGAGGTCATCAACTCTGGCAGCTTTGTAGATTTATCCGATAACACTCTCGGTCTCATACAAAAAATTTGCGTCGACCGAAATATAAAAGAAATCCATTTTGAATGCCACTGGAATCATCGCAGCAGCGTCCAAGCTCTCAAAGAACGTTTCCGCAATCTCGGCATCAATGTCAAGGTTAAGATTGGCATCGAAACATTCGATCTGCTTTTTCGCGAGAGCTATTTAGCCAAAGGCATAGACGAAGCCGACCCCAAAGCAATTGCGCAATACTTCGACGAATGTTGTCTACTTCAAGGCATCCCTGCTCAAACCGCACAATCTATGATCGCAGATATAGAAACTGGTCTTAAATATTTTGAAAGAGTATGCATCAACATTATGCAAGCCAACGCTACACCCATTAAGCCCGACCCTCGAGTTGTTAAAATATTCCAAAACGAAGTTCTGCCACTATATATCGATAACGATCGCGTTGATATTTTAATGGAGAACACCGCATTTGGTGTAGGCGGAGTTACCACCAATCCCGTATCCTAA
- a CDS encoding uroporphyrinogen decarboxylase family protein, translated as MTRREVVINALNHIETEVIPYHLDFTEQALEQLIEYTKDPEIEHKMGEFLYYKQYWGWPTEMPEKPGYFKDEFGVEWNRNGADKDIGLPDVYQIKDMGDNDYVFPKCDEARLRKECEEMTKDKVKDDRFLMYGFGFLMFERAWSIAGMEEVLCGMVSSPEETLKFFNKIGDYYCHLVDIALEYDFDGIYFGDDWGQQRGLIMGLAHWRTYIKPQMAKLYKRVKDKGLFVLQHSCGDCHELFDDLIEIGLDCYQTFQPEVYDIKEVKEKYGNKLAFWGGISTQQVLPYVSPDEVKGEVDKIAKVLMPGGGLIMAPTHALAFDVPPENILAMVKAFKDLKR; from the coding sequence ATGACAAGAAGAGAAGTTGTGATTAATGCATTGAATCATATAGAAACAGAAGTTATTCCGTATCATTTAGATTTTACAGAACAGGCGCTAGAGCAGCTGATTGAGTATACAAAAGATCCTGAGATAGAACATAAAATGGGAGAGTTTTTATACTATAAGCAATATTGGGGCTGGCCAACAGAAATGCCAGAAAAGCCAGGCTATTTTAAGGATGAATTTGGTGTAGAATGGAATAGAAATGGTGCAGACAAAGATATCGGGTTGCCAGATGTGTATCAGATAAAAGATATGGGAGATAATGACTATGTGTTTCCTAAATGTGATGAAGCGAGACTTCGTAAAGAGTGCGAAGAAATGACAAAAGACAAAGTGAAGGACGACAGATTTTTGATGTATGGCTTTGGGTTTTTGATGTTTGAGCGTGCGTGGTCTATTGCGGGAATGGAAGAAGTTCTTTGTGGAATGGTTTCGTCTCCAGAAGAGACATTGAAGTTCTTTAATAAAATTGGCGACTACTACTGTCATTTAGTTGATATTGCCCTCGAGTATGATTTTGATGGAATATATTTTGGTGATGATTGGGGGCAGCAAAGAGGATTGATAATGGGCCTTGCGCACTGGAGAACTTATATAAAACCACAAATGGCAAAGCTCTATAAAAGAGTAAAAGATAAGGGGTTATTTGTACTTCAGCATTCGTGTGGCGACTGCCATGAATTGTTTGATGATCTGATAGAAATCGGGCTAGATTGCTACCAAACATTTCAGCCAGAAGTGTATGATATCAAAGAAGTTAAAGAAAAATATGGAAATAAACTGGCATTTTGGGGAGGAATATCGACTCAGCAAGTATTGCCTTACGTGAGCCCGGACGAAGTTAAAGGAGAAGTGGACAAAATAGCAAAAGTGCTGATGCCAGGTGGTGGACTGATTATGGCACCGACTCACGCACTAGCTTTTGATGTACCTCCTGAAAATATTTTGGCCATGGTAAAAGCGTTTAAAGATCTTAAGAGATAA